The genomic interval TCTCCAAATTGCCAAATCATTTTGGGGCCGGGAATGGTATAAAAGAAAGCTGCAGCCAGCTCCAGACGTTTCAATCCGGTAGCGCTGTCCTGAATGTCATAGCCGTTCACTCTGTTGCCGAAGCTAATGTTGCGAAACTGCAGCCGCTCCTCGTCGTGGCTCTCCATGTAACCAACCACATGCGGCGCCTGGAAGCCACGCTTTTGATAGGAAATCCAGCTAAAGTCAGATTTGTCTTCCTGGGTATAACCCATAGTGGCCTCGTTGTAATTGTAGTTGGAATTGCCCCACACCATCATGTCGTTGGCCGAAAGTACTTTCTCTTCGGAGTTGTCGGCAAAGTGTTCTAAAATTACATACGCATCAGGTTTGGTTTCGAAGATAGCATCGGAGTAATCTTTCCAGATATCAATGCGCGACTGGTCGTATTTTCCCCATTCGTTGGTGTTGCCCAAAGTATTTTTTTGTGTAAATCCTTTGGAAAGATCAAACCGGAAGCCATCAACTTTGTACTCTGTAAGCCAGAAGTTGTTGACGCGCTTCACAAATTGGCGCGTCTGCTGGCTTTCGTGATTAAAATCAAAACCTACATTAAAATCGTGCTTAGGCTCCTGATTGAACCAGGGATTGTCGGCGGCGGGGCGGTTGTTTAGTTCGTCCCAATAAAGCAATACCATAGGCGAGGTGCCAAAAGAATGGTTGAGCACCATGTCGATCACCACTGCAATGCCGCGCGCATGACAGGTATCGATGAGCGCTTTGAGCGTATTTTTATGGCCGTAGTATTTATCCACAGCAAAATAATAATTGGGATTGTAGCCCCACGAGTTGTTTCCTTCAAATTCATTTACCGGCATCAGTTCAATCACATTTACACCCAATCTTTGCAGGTAACCCAACGTATCGATAACGCTTTGAAAGGTGTGTTGCACGGTAAAATCGCGCACCAGCAGCTCATAAACTATCATATCGGTAACGGCAGGAGGTTCAAAGTTTTCGGTTTGCCATTCATACGGTTCCTGTTCGGTTTGCAGCACAGTGGCTATGCCTTCGGTTAGGCCGGAAGGATAATCAATCAGGCCGGGATAGGTGCTTTCGCTGATATAAGAATCATTCCACGGATCGCTCACCTGTTCGGCGTAAGGATCGCCAATGCGGATGTTTCCATCTACCAGATACTGAAAAACATATTGCTGTCCGGAAGTGAGCCCGTCTATTTGTAACCAGAAATGATTGCCGTCGGGTGTCATTTTCATGTATCCATCCTGGCCAAACTGCCAGTTGTTGAAGTCGCCGATGGTAAACACGTACTCTTTTCCCGGAGCATTCAACGAGAGGATTACCGAGCTGCTGCCGATGTAGTTGATGCCATCAATCACCTCAGCCGGACGATTTTCAACAGCCGGGTCGGGCAAAATAAAATAGGTAAAGCTTTCGCTAATGGAGTTTATCTGATTTTTGGCTATTACGGTTACAACCACATCCTGCCAAAACCCTGACAGATTTTCGGCGATGAGTGGGTAATTGATTTCTGTAGCAGCAACCGCCACAATCGGGGTATCATTTACCATCAAAAACATCGAGTCGGCTTGCGGGCTTATGGCATCAATGGGAATCACGTCTCCCTCAGCAGCAAAAATCTTTGCCTGCGCAGGTTCTAAGATAATGAGCTGTAGGTCGTCGCCGAAAATATTGACAAATAAGTCGGAACTCTGAGAACTTCCGTCGGCGCTCCTGAATACGAATGCCAGTTGTGCAACTACTTTGCCGGCTTCGACACCGTAAAATTGTCGAAGGTTGGGCGTGATGACCAGTTGGTACTTGTGGTTGCCCAGCTTGGTAAGCTTGGGCTGGTTAGTATTGTTCCCCCAGTCACCTATAACATGGCTCCACGAACTTGCGCCTTCCAGGATAACGCCGGTGTGGGTGTAAACGTCGCCATTGTAATTTTCCAAAGCGGTACCGGTAGCATCAAAGGTTAAAGTGATTTCGACAATATCGGTAGGATATTCAGGTGTGGTGGTGATTTGCGCTGCTGTCGAAAAAGCAGCTATCATCACCGAAAGGAGAACTGTAAGTTTTTTCATCGTGGAAACCTTTTATGGTCAAATTGAATTTTTACAAAAATAGTAAAACATAACGCTTGGGCTACGATTTGGTTTTGGATTACAAAAGATGGTTTGATCAGAAATTTTGAATCAAAAGGATAACAATTCAAAGTCAACAAATGCGACCCTATTCGCCACGCGATTTCAGGCTGGCGACGGAAAGCAAAATGCCGAGTACCACGCCAAGCACCGCCGCAAAAAGGATGCGATACTCCGCCGGCAGCAGAAAAGTGATGGTATGTGCCGGGTACCAAAAAAATGGAATCGTTTTGCGGAAAACAAAATTCCACTGCACGCTCCAGTTCATATTTTGCATGATGGTGGCCATCGGGATAGGAGTGAAGAACCCCCGAAGTGTGCCGCCGGTAGCCAGGATGTGTGTGTCGGTGATTTTATGAAACGACATAAAGATTGGCGCAAAGAAGGTGTTCATGGTTATGCTCACCGTAAAAGCAGTGAGCAATTGTAGCCACGAGAAAGTTGCAAAGAAATTCTGGTTGAGGATGTCAGCCGGATTATCTGTCGGAAATTGGAAGCCCAGCGTGGTGAGAATATGGGGCGCTCCGGTGCCGAAGATGATAAAAGACATTTTGATGCCTATGCCCAAAAAGCCCCACACCAACGCGCGTGGCAGCAGCCCGAAGCCCCGTTGGTGATATTGCCCCGTACGAATGCGCAATCCGATGACTTCGCCCAAAGTAGATAAGATTGCAAACTTGATGAAACTGATGATGAAAGGGTGTTCGGCATTAAAAACCTTGTAAAAATCGTACAGCGGTTGGAAAATAAAAAATGGGAGGAAAAATAAAATGATCGCGCCGGCAAAATAGAAATCCTGTTTTTTCATCTGAGCTTTTGTTTTGTGTGTGCAAACATATTTTTATTTCTGATAACCGGACTAAAATTTGGGTCGTCCCAAAATCATTTTGCGCAAAGCGCGTTAGCATGAACAAATAGCTTGTTTAAAAAAATGAAATCTTCCATTTACCACCACTCCTTCCTGAAAAATTGCCTGTTGACGTTGCTTGTCGCAATATTTATTTTTTCCGTTTCGTCATGCGAGAAGGACGACACCTCCGAGTTTGTTGATATCGCCAAAGTCACATCGCTTTACGCACGCTCCGACATCAACATCACCTATAATTTTTCCGTTTTGCATCGCGTGATGAACGATACCGCGCTGTTGCGCAAAGGTACGGCCATCATCGACAGTGCGCTGGTGACGCGCTTTGCCGATTCTCCCGGAAAGATTCGTTATGAAATCGATTACGGAGAGCAAACGCTTGCTCGCGACGAGAGGGTAAAAAGCGGTAAAATCCGGGTGTTTTCCTTTTCTGATTCGATACCGGACGGGGACTGGGCGTATGCAACTTTGGACAATTACTTCATCGACGGTGTGCACTATGACGGAAATATGCAATACATTCGCACCGGTGAGGTGATCGGCGGACAGCCTGAGTTCACCTTTGAAGTTTCCGTCGGATGTGAATATGCTGAAGGGAGAGTGGTAGTGGTGTCCACAAAAGAGATACTTCAGACTGCCGGCGCAGCTGAGCCGCTAAAGTTCGATCTGCTTCGCTTTGATGTGATGTTTACAGCCAGGGGAATGTTTTCGGGTAATGCTGAAAGCGGCAATACTGCTGCGAACTTTGTGACGGAAACACAAAATCCCTGGCCAATCGATTTTGGATGTGCTAAGATTTTCCGCCCCGCCGAAGCAACCATCGAGGTAACCTCTGATGGGCAAACACAAACACTCATCGAAAGTCTTATCGACACCGACTTGGATGGCTGTATTGATAAGGTGATGCTCATAAACGACAAGAATTTCGGCTTTCCTTTTTACATCTGATTCCTCCGGAAATCCTGGATTGAAGCCCTTTCATCATTTGTTTGGCCGTGGTTTTCAACTTTATTTATTC from Bacteroidales bacterium carries:
- a CDS encoding alpha-amylase family glycosyl hydrolase, whose translation is MKKLTVLLSVMIAAFSTAAQITTTPEYPTDIVEITLTFDATGTALENYNGDVYTHTGVILEGASSWSHVIGDWGNNTNQPKLTKLGNHKYQLVITPNLRQFYGVEAGKVVAQLAFVFRSADGSSQSSDLFVNIFGDDLQLIILEPAQAKIFAAEGDVIPIDAISPQADSMFLMVNDTPIVAVAATEINYPLIAENLSGFWQDVVVTVIAKNQINSISESFTYFILPDPAVENRPAEVIDGINYIGSSSVILSLNAPGKEYVFTIGDFNNWQFGQDGYMKMTPDGNHFWLQIDGLTSGQQYVFQYLVDGNIRIGDPYAEQVSDPWNDSYISESTYPGLIDYPSGLTEGIATVLQTEQEPYEWQTENFEPPAVTDMIVYELLVRDFTVQHTFQSVIDTLGYLQRLGVNVIELMPVNEFEGNNSWGYNPNYYFAVDKYYGHKNTLKALIDTCHARGIAVVIDMVLNHSFGTSPMVLLYWDELNNRPAADNPWFNQEPKHDFNVGFDFNHESQQTRQFVKRVNNFWLTEYKVDGFRFDLSKGFTQKNTLGNTNEWGKYDQSRIDIWKDYSDAIFETKPDAYVILEHFADNSEEKVLSANDMMVWGNSNYNYNEATMGYTQEDKSDFSWISYQKRGFQAPHVVGYMESHDEERLQFRNISFGNRVNGYDIQDSATGLKRLELAAAFFYTIPGPKMIWQFGELGYDFSIDFNGRVGPKPIRWDYANDWRRMYLYQVHAALAQLKKELPVFATTDYTLDVHNAQKSIVLRGDTMDVVVVGNFGMTSENNTPAWPQTGTWYEFFTQETLQVNDASQSLELQHGEYQLYSTRKIDKPQWLNTAVEEPTGFTTESFLNAYPNPSNGIVSLTMELAERASIHISVYNQTGQMVSEETLSAPQGRCEVAVNEHRRLKPGIYFANVTISNQQYNTKFLIQ